One segment of Herbaspirillum hiltneri N3 DNA contains the following:
- a CDS encoding aldo/keto reductase, whose protein sequence is MSKNGHQLQHRKLGNSAIEVAPLAFGGNVFGWTVDEATSFSLLDKFVDAGLNLVDTADVYSRWANGNKGGESETIIGKWIRQSGKRDKLVIATKVGMDMGDGKIGLAPAYIKRAVEDSLTRLQTDYIDLYQSHTDDKNTPQEETLHAYGELVQQGKVRLIGASNFGADRLEEARKLSRAHGYPLYQTLQPEYNLYSRTDFENNLEQYCLREKIGVINYYSLASGFLSGKYRSDKDLGKSTRGGKTRSYLNPRGLRILGALDAVAARYDSTPAAVALAWLIARPSITAPIASATSLQQMDALIAATRLSLDATAIAQLDQASAP, encoded by the coding sequence ATGAGCAAGAACGGCCATCAACTGCAACATCGCAAACTCGGCAACTCCGCCATCGAAGTCGCGCCGCTGGCGTTCGGCGGCAATGTGTTCGGCTGGACCGTCGACGAAGCGACCTCGTTTTCGCTGCTCGATAAGTTCGTCGACGCGGGCCTCAACCTGGTCGACACTGCCGATGTCTATTCACGCTGGGCCAACGGCAACAAGGGCGGTGAATCCGAAACCATCATCGGCAAATGGATCAGGCAAAGCGGCAAGCGCGACAAGCTGGTCATCGCCACCAAGGTCGGCATGGACATGGGCGATGGCAAGATCGGCCTGGCGCCGGCCTACATCAAGCGCGCGGTGGAAGATTCGCTGACGCGCCTGCAAACCGACTACATCGATCTCTACCAGTCGCACACCGACGACAAGAACACGCCGCAGGAAGAAACCCTGCATGCCTACGGCGAGCTGGTCCAGCAAGGCAAGGTGCGTCTGATCGGCGCGTCCAACTTCGGCGCCGATCGGCTGGAAGAGGCGCGCAAGCTCAGCCGCGCGCATGGTTATCCGCTGTATCAAACGCTGCAGCCGGAATACAACCTGTATTCGCGCACCGACTTTGAAAACAATCTTGAGCAGTACTGCCTCAGGGAAAAGATCGGCGTCATCAACTATTACTCGCTGGCCAGCGGTTTCCTCAGCGGCAAATACCGCTCCGACAAGGATCTCGGCAAAAGCACCCGCGGCGGCAAGACGCGAAGCTATCTGAATCCGCGCGGCTTGCGCATCCTCGGCGCGCTCGACGCTGTCGCAGCACGCTACGACAGCACGCCGGCGGCCGTGGCGCTGGCATGGCTGATCGCGCGTCCGAGCATCACTGCGCCGATCGCCAGCGCCACCTCGCTGCAGCAGATGGATGCGCTGATTGCAGCAACGCGCCTGTCGCTGGACGCCACCGCCATCGCCCAACTGGACCAGGCCAGCGCTCCTTGA